GTCCTTTTTTAAAAAGTAACGATGCTTATTTTATAGAGTTTTGTTATTAGCCAAAGCGCCCTGCCATTTTGTGATGGCAGGGCGCTTTAATTATATAAATTTTTATAGAGCTATAATTGATTGATGGTTTTTCTTATAGCTACAAGATCCGTTAATAACTTCTCAAGTAGGTTTAAATTTAGCATATTGGCACCATCGCTTTTTGCGTTTGTTGGGTCAAAGTGGGTTTCAATAAAAATTCCATCGGCGCCGGTAGCTATTCCCGCTCTCGCAATTGTTGAAATCATTTCGGGCCTACCACCTGTAACGCCAGCACTTTGGTTGGGCTGTTGCAAACTGTGGGTAACGTCCAAAACAACGGGGGCGTATTGTTTCATTGTGGGAATACCCCGAAAATCTACAATCATATCCTGATAGCCGAACATGGTTCCGCGATCTGTAATCAGTACTTGTTCGTTATTGCAATCTGTAACCTTGGTTACGGCATGCTTCATGCTTTCCGGGCTCATGAATTGTCCTTTTTTCAAATTCACTACTTTTCCAGTTTCGGCGGCAGCAACCACCAAATCTGTTTGGCGTACCAAAAAAGCCGGTATCTGTAAAACATCCACGTATTCCGCAGCCATTGTTGCATCACTCACTTCGTGAATATCGGTAACGGTGGGAAGGTCAAAAGTTTCAGAAACTTTGCGGAGGATTTTCAAAGCTTTTTCATCGCCAATTCCCGTGAAACTATCGATTCTGCTTCGGTTTGCTTTTTTAAAACTTCCTTTAAAGATGTATGGAATTTCGAGGGCATCTGTAATTTTTACAATCTTTTCGGCAATCTGCATTGCCATTTCTTCGCCTTCAATGGCGCAGGGACCGGCGAGGAGAAAGAAATTGTTGGAAGTTGTGTGTTTTATTTTTGGGATTAAATTAAGTTTCATACTATAATTTTAGTAGTGTAAAGATAGGTATTTTACTATTCTGATATGTCGTCAAGCTAACACTGCTTTGTTTCATTTATTCCAACCTACTATTTCAACTAAAATAAACACCCAACTTTTATTTCTAATCCACTTAGAAACACTACTTTTGCACCCTCTTAAAAAAAGGAGCATTGCTATGAAAATTAAAAACATCGCCATTATTGCACACGTTGACCACGGTAAAACCACCTTGGTTGATAAAATTATGCACCACTGTAGCCTTTTTCGTGAAAACGAAAACACTGGCGAACTTATCTTGGATAATAACGATTTGGAACGCGAACGCGGAATTACCATTACTTCAAAAAACGTTTCCGTTGTTTATAAAGACACTAAAATAAACATTATCGATACCCCTGGTCACGCCGATTTTGGTGGCGAAGTGGAGCGTGTATTGAACATGGCAGATGGTGTTCTTCTTTTAGTTGATGCTTTTGAGGGCCCGATGCCGCAAACACGTTTCGTGCTTCAAAAGGCGATTTCGCTTGGGTTGAAGCCTTGCGTGGTTGTAAATAAAGTGGATAAGGAAAACTGTACGCCAGATGAAGTACACGAAGCGGTATTTGATTTAATGTTTGAATTGGGCGCAGAAGAGTGGCAACTAGATTTCCCAACCGTTTATGGTTCTGCAAAGCACAACTGGATGAGCGAAGACTGGAAAAACCAAACCGAAACTATTGAGCCGTTGCTTGATATGGTATTGGAACACATTCCATCACCAAAAGTGGAGGAAGGTACCGTGCAGATGTTGATTACCTCCTTGGACTTTTCGTCTTTTACAGGGCGTATCGCAATCGGTCGTTTGCAGAGAGGCGTTTTAAAGGAAGGAATGCAGATAGCCTTGGTGAAACGAGATGGTAGTAAAGTAAAATCAAAAATAAAGGAACTTCATACTTTTGAAGGTTTGGGCCGTAAAAAAGTTGCTGAAGTACAAGCGGGCGATATTTGTGCGTTGGTAGGCTTGGAAGGTTTTGAAATTGGCGATACCGTTGCCGATGCCGAAAACCCCGAAGCACTTAAAACCATTGCCATTGACGAGCCTACAATGAGTATGCTTTTCACAATTAACGATTCTCCTTTCTTTGGAAAGGATGGAAAGTTTGTTACTTCGCGCCACATTAAGGAGCGCCTTGAAAAGGAATTGGAAAAAAACCTTGCCTTGCGCATGCAACCAACGGACAGTGCTGATAAATTTATGGTTTTTGGCCGTGGGGTTTTGCACCTTTCGGTTTTGATTGAAACAATGCGCCGTGAAGGATACGAACTTCAAATCGGGCAGCCTCAAGTAATCATTAAAGAAATTGACGGCGTAAAATGTGAGCCGGTTGAGGAAATGACCATCGATTTGCCCGAAACAGTAAGTGGAACTGCCATTAATATGGTAACCATCCGTAAAGGGGAAATGTTGAGCATGGAAGGAAAAGGGGAGCGAATGATCTGTAAATTCATCATACCATCCCGTGGAATTATCGGTCTTAGAAACCAGTTACTTACTGCAACTGCGGGTGAGGCTATTATGACACACCGTTTTCTTGAATACCAACCTTTGAAAGGAGGGATTCCTGAAAGACAGAACGGAAGTTTGGTTTCTATGGAAACGGGGCAAGCCATACCGTACTCAATTGATAAATTACAGGATCGTGGACGTTTCTTCGTAAATCCTAACGAGGATATTTACGAAGGGCAGGTTATTGGTGAAAACACTCGCCAAGACGATATGTCGGTAAACATTACCAAAACCAAAAAGCTATCAAACGTACGTTCTTCGGGAGCTGACGATAAGGCACGAATTATTCCCGCTATTAAATTTTCTTTGGAAGAAGCGTTGGAATACATACAAAAAGACGAATACGTCGAGGTAACGCCAAACCATTTAAGACTTCGAAAAATATATTTGAAGGAAGTGGACCGCAAGCGTAATAAATTGTAGAAAAAAGAAAATCGCCAAGCAACTCAATAAACTTGGCGATTTTTAGTTAATTTGTTGTCGCCGAAAGGCAAACACAGAAAAATAATAGGTATGAATTTTCTTTATTTCGATCCAGGGCTGGGAGCCATGATAGTACAGGCGGTAGTGGCAGCAGCAGCTGGCATTTTGCTTTTTTCAAAAAATGTTATGTATAAGGTGAAATCTTTTTTCGGATTGGTAAAAGAGGAAAAGGATACTTACGATTCAATTGACGTTGAAGAGCAAGACACCGATACACATGACAAAAAAAACTGACGCACACCAAGCTTCATTTCGCGATCCTTCGGGGTATATTTTTTACGAAGGAAAAACCCTGCGAAGGGCTATCAAACCTATATATTTTCCGCAATACAACAAACTGAAAGAAAGCGGTTTTTTTAAAAATCTTATTTCAAAAGGCTTGCTCATTCACCATGAGGAAACTGCTGTTTCTTCTGACGAAATAATTATTACCCCGGAAGAAATTCCATTTATTACAAATCCGTACGAATGGAGTTTTGAGCAATACAAGCACGCCGCGCTCCACACCTTAAAAATTCAGAAATACGCACTTTCAAAAGGATTTATTTTGAAGGATGCCTCTGCTTATAACGTAACATTTCACAAAGGAAAACCTATTTTTATCGATACGCTTTCCTTCGATTTTTATGAGGAAGGCACTCCTTGGCGCGCTTATAAACAATTCATCACCCACTTTTTTGGACC
The Aequorivita iocasae genome window above contains:
- the kdsA gene encoding 3-deoxy-8-phosphooctulonate synthase, with the protein product MKLNLIPKIKHTTSNNFFLLAGPCAIEGEEMAMQIAEKIVKITDALEIPYIFKGSFKKANRSRIDSFTGIGDEKALKILRKVSETFDLPTVTDIHEVSDATMAAEYVDVLQIPAFLVRQTDLVVAAAETGKVVNLKKGQFMSPESMKHAVTKVTDCNNEQVLITDRGTMFGYQDMIVDFRGIPTMKQYAPVVLDVTHSLQQPNQSAGVTGGRPEMISTIARAGIATGADGIFIETHFDPTNAKSDGANMLNLNLLEKLLTDLVAIRKTINQL
- the typA gene encoding translational GTPase TypA encodes the protein MKIKNIAIIAHVDHGKTTLVDKIMHHCSLFRENENTGELILDNNDLERERGITITSKNVSVVYKDTKINIIDTPGHADFGGEVERVLNMADGVLLLVDAFEGPMPQTRFVLQKAISLGLKPCVVVNKVDKENCTPDEVHEAVFDLMFELGAEEWQLDFPTVYGSAKHNWMSEDWKNQTETIEPLLDMVLEHIPSPKVEEGTVQMLITSLDFSSFTGRIAIGRLQRGVLKEGMQIALVKRDGSKVKSKIKELHTFEGLGRKKVAEVQAGDICALVGLEGFEIGDTVADAENPEALKTIAIDEPTMSMLFTINDSPFFGKDGKFVTSRHIKERLEKELEKNLALRMQPTDSADKFMVFGRGVLHLSVLIETMRREGYELQIGQPQVIIKEIDGVKCEPVEEMTIDLPETVSGTAINMVTIRKGEMLSMEGKGERMICKFIIPSRGIIGLRNQLLTATAGEAIMTHRFLEYQPLKGGIPERQNGSLVSMETGQAIPYSIDKLQDRGRFFVNPNEDIYEGQVIGENTRQDDMSVNITKTKKLSNVRSSGADDKARIIPAIKFSLEEALEYIQKDEYVEVTPNHLRLRKIYLKEVDRKRNKL